The Kwoniella shandongensis chromosome 2, complete sequence DNA segment GTATAAAAGATGTAGGAGCGAGGGGCAATGACAAGGCGAGGCGAAGAACACGATCCTGTACTTGAATTGGGACGATCACACAGTGTATCAAATGCGAAATGAACCAATGCATGTAACTTCAGAGATCTACTTATCTTTTCCTCGTCtatgctcttctctcccaacaCCACCAGAGACACTTCCACATCTATTTTGTATATACTGTAAACGTCTactcggtcttctccttgcctgCAGCCTTGATGGTAGCAGcatttctcctctcccttctcatcgaGATGAACTTCAACACTTCGTCAATCAGAATGACCGGAGCAGAAATCACCAACACCGCTATCCACTCGTCCAGATTCAAACTCGTAATCCTGAACAATGTCCTGAAGAACGGTACGTAGAGGATCATAAAGTGCAGAGCCATGCTGAGGACGATACTGGCCACGAGGTAAGGGTTCGTCCAGATcggaaggacgaagagcgatTCGTTTTCTGACAAAGAGTTGCACGCGTTGAACATTTCAATGACAACAAGGATCGATAATGATACGGTGGTCGCGCGTTGAGCGGGGATACCGGTGAACATTGAACagtcgagagaggagaggacaCTCGAACATTGGTGGAAGTTGGTCTGAAGCATAAATCATACATCAGTAAGTAACCAGTAAATGAATCCGTCgcacactcacaagctcgTGGAAGGTGATCTGAGGACCGCCAGTGTAGAACATGAACCACCAAGCGTAACCAAAGACAGTCGCACAACCAACATAGGTACCGATGACCATGTATCGGAAGAATAACCAACCACCGACCAAGGGCTCCTTACCAGACCTAGGCGGGGTCTTCATAATCTGATGATCGGGAGGGTTGAATCCAAGAGCAGTAGCTGGGAGACCATCGGTAATCAAGTTGACCCAAAGCAATTGGACGGGAATCAGTGCCTCTGGCATGCCCAACAGGAcggtcaagaagatcgagaCGACTTCTCCGAtgttcgaggagatcaaatACCTGATGAATTGCTTGGTATTGTTGTAAATCGCTCGACCTTCCTCGACAGCCTTCTCGATGGTAGCAAAGTTGTCATTGGCGAGAACCATGTCTGCAGCGAGCTTGGCGACATCGGTTCCGGATCCCATAGCAATACCGATATCAGCCTTCTTGAGGGCAGGAGCATCGTTGACTCCATCTCCGGTCATGGCGACGACCAGACCCAGACCCTGAAGCAGATCGACCAATTGTGACTTGTGGGTAGGCTCGGTTCTCGAGAAAAGACTGGCCCGTTGAACAGCCTCAACCTTTTCGTCGTGACTGAGCGCGTCGAGCTCTCTTCCAGTGTAACTCTTTCCAGTGAGGTCTTCGTCCTTGCCGAAGACACCAATCTCTCGGCAGATAGTCTCGGCGGTGTTCTTGTTGTCTCCAGTGATAACGATAGTCCTGATGCCGGCGCTCTTGCACTTGGCGATAGCGTCCTTGACCTCGGGTCGAGGGGGATCAAGCATACCGACCAAACCGACAAATGTCATCTCTTGCTCGAACTTCACGTAGTCCTCCGAGCGTTCCGACTTGTAGTGAGACACATCGCCATCCGACTCATCGACGTAGGCAAGAGCAAGCGTTCGAAGACCCTTGTGACCGTATTCGAGCTGTTTCTCGGCAAGCTGAGCACGGAGGGCAGGCGTGAGGGTTTGGACGCCACCAGGGAGGATGACACGAGTACATCGCTCGATAACGGATTCGGGAGCGCctttgacgaggagagaggttCCGGACGAGGATTGAGCGAGGACAGACATCGACTTTCGGTCTCGGGTGAATTCGAAAGTCAGAACTCGCTTGATGTGGGAGTCGTAGTGATCGTTGACAGCGGTAGCACGGAATTGGGGCTCGAGAGATGCAAGAGTCGTGTTGAAGGAGTCAGAACTGGAGGCGAGCTTCTCTACAAGAACCTTGAGGGCGGCCTCGGTGGGTTCTCCAACGTTGGTGTACGAGTCGGTGTCCTTAAAGGTATAAATGAGCATCGTTTCGATTTTGAATAAGATGATGAGCAACTCACAGCGTGGTAAGCGATCTTGGCATCATTACAGACGGCGCAGatctcgacgagcttgttgaCAGGTACAGTCCTAACTTCCGATTTCTCCGCATGCTTATCATCAAGGGTGGTAATGCTGCCGTGAGGAGCGAACGTGGTTCCGCCAACTTTGTACTCGGCGAAGCCGTTGTCTTTGACGGTGAGGAATCGAGCGACACTCATTTGGTTCGTGGTGAGGGTACCTGGGGAAAGTTTGAGTCAGTCTTTCGCCGCTACACGATCAAGTCTGGGTCCACCCTACTCACCAGTCTTGTCGGAACAGATGACATTGGTGCATCCCAAAGTCTCGACACTGGGCAAGTTCCTGACGATCGCACCTCTCTTTGCCATCTTCTTTGTTCCCAAAGCCAAACAAGCTGTGATGACCGCTGCCAAGCCTTCTGGGATAGCTGCAACCGCAAGGGCGACTGCGATCTTGAGGTAATAGATGGCACCCTTGAGCCAGCCGTGATGACTGGGGTCGTTGAAGTGTCGGATGTTGACGAGCCAAACGAGGATACAGATGACCGAGATGACTTTGGCAAGTTGATCTCCAAAATCGTCCAATTTCCTCTTCAGAGgtgtcttctcctcttcctcgtcatcctttGAGATACTCGAGTGGATCGCACCGATAGCAGTTCTACTTCCAGTCAAAACTACGACAGCTTGACAAGCACCGTTAACGACGGTCGTACCGGAGAACAACATGTTGGTCATATCCTGTTTAACGGCACTAGGGTCGTTGACGACACTTTCAGATTTACCGACGGACATGGATTCACCGGTGAGCATGGCCTGGTCGACTcggaaggatgaagaggagaaagagagaatACGACAATCGGCAGGGATTCGATCACCAACGTGGACAGAGACGATGTCACCGGGTACTAGTTGAGCAGCGGGGATACGAGCGAGTTTACCGGAACGGAAGACGAGAGCTTCGTCAGGGGAGTACTCTCGAAGCGCCTAAAAGATAAACGGTTTCCTTTATCAGCTGTCTGTTCCCACTGTAGGTGAATATAGAGACAGCTCACATCAATAGCCTTCTCCGCATTTGTCTCTTGGACAACACCGACAGTCGCATTGGCAATcaagatgagcaagatcACCAATGGCTCGACAAAGGCTGTCATCCATGATCCACCAGGCTCCGCCGCATCTTCAAATAGCgcaaggatgaaagagacCACAGCCGATccgagaaggatgaggactAGCTGGTCCTTGAATTGAGCGAGGATGAGCTTGAATAAGCTTGTAGGTGGGGATTCGGGAAGGGCTACAAGCGAgcgaaggcgaaggcgagTTAAATCAGTGGCTGGATCAAAATCTGACCCCCTCAACAAACAAGCTGGATGTTAACGCACTATTTTCTCCGTAAAGCTCTCggttcttcttgacctgATCTTCTGAGAGACCCACATCAACTTTGGTACCATAGTACGCCAAAGCGTCAGAGGGAGTATACGTCCACGCGTTGCTCAGCATGTTTCGAAAGGCAAAACAAGGTGGTGGACAAGGGAGTGTGAGGTGAGATTGGATAGACCGATAATCGAttatcgatatcgatatgTTTGCGAGCGAGCAAGACTTTGACCGCTCGTAGTATTCCACAGATCaaaggaggaacaagaaTCTTATTGTCGCAGCTAGTGAAAGCTGGTTttgaaaggaagaggaaaataCGAAGATGGAAAAGTCGAGAATGATCAATAATGCTGCTGAATCTGGATTCTCAACTTTATTATTATCGTGACTGCCACGTCGTCGTGGTAGAACGTGTTGTTGCGGTGGTTGAATAAGACACGACACCGTGGGAAAGCCAAGTTTAACTGGTACCttatcacctccacctttggCGGACCGGCCGAAGTACTGTACAACGTATTATCAAtcgtcaacaatcaacaTCCCCCACTCTTATCATCAATCGGACACAGTAACACGACGCTCCTTTACACCAATCACAGCATGTCGGATACTGGAAAGACCAACACTGATCTCGAGAATCACTATCGTGCCTATATTGGTACCATCAACGCTCTTCCCCAATCTACACTAAACCCATACCTCGCTCCAACAATCATACACAACGATCGCAATCTCACCCCGGAAGAATATCACAAACTCGTTGTCAACGGAGCAGTGTTCACGGTCGACAGCGTTATAGCCGAtgtgcagaagaagaaagtggCTGCGAGATTGAGTATCGAGTGGAGTAATGACAAAGGAGGGAAAACGGAAGTCAAGGAGCATGTGTTTTATCAGTTGAACGAGGATTGGCAGATTGAGCAGGTCTGGAGTATGGTGGAATATCTATAGACAGAAACTACATGGCTTGTATCAAGAGATGTGCTTCGCCTGCCTCCATGATTGACACAACGTATTGTAGCAGTTCTGTGATGGACAGAGTGGTTGTACAGAACATCGTCCTGCTGCAATCTTTTGGCAGATAGCCGTGGCCATTCGTGTTCGTTACTCTTCTCTGACCCACTTCTGCGCAAGGATACGGCTGCTTGCTCATCACGTCTTCGGACTGACTACACAGCTCAGAAGCGATTGACCACGTGGGAAAGTGGGAAatcaaacatcaacaagaCCTCCACTTGTCACCTTCCGCATCGTCCACTCTATCCTAGAGATTCAACCTGGAATAAATTTCGCTTACGACCATTGTCTGGTCTACTTCTTATTATCGTTGTACGGGTTTGCTTGTGATACCGACCTTCATGATGGCCACTCCAGCTGGGAAATATGTCCCGCCTTCACGTCGACCGGGCTACAtcccaccatcatcatcttccctacCACCTCCCGGTCCGAGTCCTCAGCGTACTTTCCGCCATCATAACCAACCTACCGACCTCTATTCCCCTACGGACCTCTTCCACATATTCAATCATTCTCGTCAATCGACTTTCACATACTTCTCTTTTCCCGTGACACTGACACGTCCACCACGCCCTCCACCCATGGAATATGATCCATGTCGACGACCTGAGACGACGCCTCTACCACCTAGTCcgcccccacccccaccccaACATCCCCTCTCACATCTGGTGAGCTACGTGACAATTGTACCTAATGGTCATCCAGCTTGGGACTCAGAGATGGAATTGTGGAGTCATACAAATGCAGAGATGTTGATTGAGGATTGGCAAGGCGACAAGAAGAATTTTGAAAGGCCGCTGCCCGTCTTTAAAGGTTGGAAAGGGAgacagtacgagtacgagtttcacgggtggtggtgagtgaaaaTGCGATATATTGgtatctcctcttctcattgtATCCTGTTATACCCTTTCCCTATCACTCTGTTCGCGTGACAGTACATACTCTATCATGGTCTAGGCTGACACTACTCGGTTCGCAGCACCATCGACTCGATCGAGATCGTCCCGCCGCACTCTGATGAGCTGAAAAGGATGCTGGCAATCAAAGAGCGTTCCAGAGGTAGGTTATGAGACAGTAGTCTGACAACCCTGGTTTGCCATCATCGGAACTCCTTTTACTGTTAGATCGGGTTTGTGCTAACTTGAGACCCACCCCATGCGCAGCTtatggtcgaggtggacgaacaGCCGAAGCATGGAACGAATCGTTCAATACCACATGGCTCAAGATTCACTTCTCAAAGGCACAGGGCGAGTACAAAGAACCATCGACActggagaaagggaaaggggataGGTATTTGTTAGAGATTGGAgggttgaaggaggagttggaggtTTTAGATTCCCTGGGAGAGGCGAGAGAGAACGAGCAGGTTTGAGACGTACAGAAGCATTGAGCAGTGACGAGTGACCTTATACGACAAGAGATGACGATTGACAGTACATGACAAGCGATGAATCATTTATGTCCATGTATCGGTGTCTTGGCCTGTGGGAACTGGGCGACTATCGCGATACTGATTCAGCATTAGCTTTACTAGTAGTCATGGTCGAATGAGTTTACCAGTAGCGTAGATGTTGATCGCATCAGTCAGTCCCAAACGATACATTGTCATTACGTGTGATCTGAACACTACATATCCTTCGACTCTGTCTAAAACTCGTCGGATCGAAGTCCTTTTCGCATCCTGTAAAgtgagatgtcagcttgcgTTCACCCGTCGCGAAGGCCACAATTA contains these protein-coding regions:
- a CDS encoding potassium/sodium efflux P-type ATPase, fungal-type, coding for MLSNAWTYTPSDALAYYGTKVDVGLSEDQVKKNRELYGENTLPESPPTSLFKLILAQFKDQLVLILLGSAVVSFILALFEDAAEPGGSWMTAFVEPLVILLILIANATVGVVQETNAEKAIDALREYSPDEALVFRSGKLARIPAAQLVPGDIVSVHVGDRIPADCRILSFSSSSFRVDQAMLTGESMSVGKSESVVNDPSAVKQDMTNMLFSGTTVVNGACQAVVVLTGSRTAIGAIHSSISKDDEEEEKTPLKRKLDDFGDQLAKVISVICILVWLVNIRHFNDPSHHGWLKGAIYYLKIAVALAVAAIPEGLAAVITACLALGTKKMAKRGAIVRNLPSVETLGCTNVICSDKTGTLTTNQMSVARFLTVKDNGFAEYKVGGTTFAPHGSITTLDDKHAEKSEVRTVPVNKLVEICAVCNDAKIAYHADTDSYTNVGEPTEAALKVLVEKLASSSDSFNTTLASLEPQFRATAVNDHYDSHIKRVLTFEFTRDRKSMSVLAQSSSGTSLLVKGAPESVIERCTRVILPGGVQTLTPALRAQLAEKQLEYGHKGLRTLALAYVDESDGDVSHYKSERSEDYVKFEQEMTFVGLVGMLDPPRPEVKDAIAKCKSAGIRTIVITGDNKNTAETICREIGVFGKDEDLTGKSYTGRELDALSHDEKVEAVQRASLFSRTEPTHKSQLVDLLQGLGLVVAMTGDGVNDAPALKKADIGIAMGSGTDVAKLAADMVLANDNFATIEKAVEEGRAIYNNTKQFIRYLISSNIGEVVSIFLTVLLGMPEALIPVQLLWVNLITDGLPATALGFNPPDHQIMKTPPRSGKEPLVGGWLFFRYMVIGTYVGCATVFGYAWWFMFYTGGPQITFHELTNFHQCSSVLSSLDCSMFTGIPAQRATTVSLSILVVIEMFNACNSLSENESLFVLPIWTNPYLVASIVLSMALHFMILYVPFFRTLFRITSLNLDEWIAVLVISAPVILIDEVLKFISMRRERRNAATIKAAGKEKTE